The following proteins are co-located in the Pontiella desulfatans genome:
- a CDS encoding damage-control phosphatase ARMT1 family protein produces MKVYNDCIPCFARQGAEAALAYAPDNPEIQQEILRTVLSISAEGDYGKSPPEVAAEYFRAIVELTGVADPHAAAKARSNQEVLKLLPQLRKEVEESPRPLETALRMAIAGNIIDFGTPHGQKDNGLMEVIEHAVGSDMCMDSFAAFVQRADDAKLILYLGDNCGEAVLDRLLIEQLPTEKVVFVVRGKPILNDITPAEVDQVGIDRVCRVVDNGSDAPGTILDQCSPDFRALFDQADMIISKGQGNFETLQESGREIFFLMKVKCDVVALETGLPLGSIYFQRSKGA; encoded by the coding sequence ATGAAAGTCTACAACGATTGCATCCCATGTTTTGCGCGCCAGGGCGCAGAGGCCGCGCTCGCCTACGCACCGGATAATCCCGAAATACAACAGGAAATCTTGCGGACGGTGCTGAGCATTTCCGCCGAGGGCGACTACGGGAAAAGTCCGCCGGAAGTGGCCGCCGAATATTTCCGCGCCATCGTCGAGTTGACCGGTGTGGCCGATCCCCATGCCGCAGCCAAGGCTCGTTCGAACCAGGAAGTGCTCAAGCTCCTGCCGCAATTGCGCAAGGAGGTGGAGGAATCACCGCGTCCATTGGAAACCGCCCTTCGCATGGCGATCGCCGGCAACATCATCGATTTCGGCACGCCCCATGGCCAAAAGGACAATGGTCTGATGGAGGTGATCGAGCACGCCGTCGGGTCGGACATGTGCATGGACTCTTTCGCGGCGTTTGTACAACGCGCCGACGACGCCAAGCTGATCCTGTATTTGGGCGACAACTGCGGCGAGGCGGTGCTCGACCGCCTGCTGATCGAACAACTTCCAACCGAAAAGGTGGTTTTCGTTGTTCGTGGGAAGCCGATCCTGAACGACATCACCCCGGCGGAAGTTGACCAGGTTGGAATCGACCGGGTTTGCCGGGTGGTGGACAACGGTTCGGACGCGCCCGGAACCATCCTGGATCAATGCTCGCCCGATTTCCGTGCCTTGTTCGACCAAGCCGACATGATTATTTCAAAAGGGCAGGGCAACTTTGAAACGTTGCAGGAAAGCGGACGCGAAATCTTTTTCCTGATGAAGGTCAAATGCGACGTGGTGGCCCTTGAAACGGGATTGCCCCTGGGCAGCATCTATTTCCAACGGTCGAAAGGCGCATGA
- a CDS encoding P-II family nitrogen regulator, with protein sequence MKLIIAYIQPEALNEVKQSLYDAEVFKMSVTNAMGCGQQKGYHETYRGADIEVNLLKKVRLEIAVNDEFVEVTTDAIIKGARSGNIGDGKIFVLDLPECIRIRTGEKGTDAVG encoded by the coding sequence ATGAAACTGATCATTGCATACATCCAGCCCGAAGCGCTCAACGAAGTGAAGCAGTCGCTTTACGATGCCGAGGTCTTCAAAATGTCCGTCACCAATGCCATGGGCTGCGGACAGCAGAAGGGCTATCACGAAACCTACCGCGGCGCGGACATTGAAGTGAACCTGCTTAAGAAGGTTCGCCTCGAGATCGCCGTGAACGACGAATTTGTCGAAGTCACCACCGATGCGATCATCAAGGGGGCGCGTTCGGGCAACATCGGGGACGGAAAGATCTTCGTTCTCGATCTGCCGGAATGCATCCGGATCCGCACCGGGGAGAAAGGCACGGACGCCGTAGGCTAG
- a CDS encoding MATE family efflux transporter, producing MQPDGTESRPFGGWRELMRIAWPLIINSGTFAVLNFCDRLFLSWYGEAEFRASLPSGILFFTLVCGFMALAGFTNTFVAQLWGAGDKEGCARATAQGIIFSLLSIPLIMALMPVGLWFLRISGHGPEVLALEEQYFKILMWCGGGMTLSSALSSFFSGRGKTFVIMTCNIAANGINIVLNYAMVFGKWGFPEMGIAGAGWATVIGSWISPLIFALLYFGKPIRAEFQTLKNLRYNAWLFKRMIRFGLPSGIHWFLDVAAFTVFVLLVGRMGPIAHIASNIALSINLIAFMPMIGMGMAASILVGQYLGRNQPEYAERTGWLALKIGIGYIVFIGITFLLFPGFYANVFEGDAAGSVPFDELLTAVRILLVMLAIWGVADASALILSGALKGAGDTHFVMYFQSAVAWGFLVAGQLVLVLVLKTNIYISWAWTLLYIVILGVGFALRFRTGRWKSIDLLDRRPSVAGGEDQTLGTRQ from the coding sequence ATGCAACCCGATGGAACAGAGTCCCGCCCGTTTGGCGGCTGGCGCGAGCTGATGCGGATCGCCTGGCCGCTGATCATTAATTCCGGCACCTTCGCCGTGCTGAACTTTTGCGACCGGCTGTTTCTTTCGTGGTACGGCGAGGCGGAGTTCCGCGCGTCGTTGCCCTCGGGCATTCTGTTTTTCACGTTGGTGTGCGGCTTCATGGCGCTGGCCGGGTTCACCAATACCTTCGTGGCGCAGCTGTGGGGCGCGGGCGACAAGGAGGGGTGTGCCAGGGCCACCGCCCAGGGCATCATCTTTTCACTGCTTTCCATTCCGCTCATCATGGCGCTGATGCCGGTCGGGCTGTGGTTCCTGCGGATCAGCGGGCACGGGCCGGAGGTGCTGGCGCTCGAAGAGCAATATTTCAAGATTCTCATGTGGTGCGGTGGCGGCATGACGCTCAGTTCGGCCTTGAGCAGTTTCTTTTCCGGGCGCGGCAAGACCTTCGTCATCATGACCTGCAATATTGCCGCCAACGGGATCAACATTGTTTTGAACTATGCCATGGTGTTCGGTAAATGGGGCTTCCCCGAAATGGGGATTGCCGGAGCGGGATGGGCGACCGTCATCGGTTCGTGGATCAGTCCCTTGATTTTTGCGCTGCTCTATTTTGGCAAGCCGATTCGCGCCGAGTTCCAAACGCTGAAAAACCTGCGCTACAATGCATGGCTCTTCAAACGCATGATCCGCTTCGGCCTGCCCTCCGGCATCCACTGGTTCCTGGACGTGGCGGCGTTCACCGTGTTTGTCCTGCTCGTCGGCCGCATGGGGCCGATTGCGCACATCGCCAGCAACATTGCCTTGAGCATCAACCTGATCGCCTTCATGCCGATGATCGGCATGGGCATGGCCGCCTCGATCCTGGTGGGGCAATACCTCGGGCGGAACCAACCGGAATACGCCGAAAGGACGGGCTGGCTGGCCTTGAAGATCGGGATCGGCTACATCGTCTTCATCGGCATCACCTTCCTGTTGTTCCCGGGCTTCTACGCCAATGTCTTCGAGGGCGATGCCGCCGGCTCCGTCCCGTTCGATGAGCTTTTGACGGCCGTGCGAATCCTGCTGGTGATGCTTGCCATCTGGGGCGTCGCCGATGCCTCGGCCCTCATTCTTTCCGGCGCGCTCAAGGGCGCCGGCGACACCCACTTCGTCATGTATTTCCAATCGGCCGTCGCCTGGGGTTTCCTGGTGGCCGGGCAGCTGGTGCTGGTGCTGGTGCTCAAGACCAACATCTACATCAGCTGGGCCTGGACGCTGCTCTACATCGTCATCCTCGGTGTTGGCTTCGCCCTGCGCTTCCGCACCGGCCGATGGAAAAGCATCGACCTATTGGATCGTCGCCCCAGCGTTGCTGGTGGCGAAGACCAGACGCTAGGCACGAGGCAATAG
- a CDS encoding ammonium transporter, translating to MKKLMKAAMLIFALCAIALPMATLAEEAVAEVTAADAKAAADNALFTVNNTWMMVATFLVFIMHLGFATVETGLTRAKNTVNILFKNTAIVAIGLLTYTIIGFNLMYPGDSWLFGKFLGFAGFGVTCPEGAAGLIDYAGGAYTYWTDFLFQGMFAATAATIVSGAVAERVKLGPFLIFCTIYVAIIYPWVGSWKWGGGWLDEMGFYDFAGSTLVHSVGGWGALAGIIVIGPRLGKYVGGKVKGIMGHSMPLLTIGVFLLWLGWFGFNGGSVLSADPGAVSFVLVTTSLAAAAGIIGSMCASWIIQKQPDLSMVLNGALAGLVGITAGADVVSVTASIIIGLICGAVAVVSVMTFDRLKLDDPVGATTVHLVCGILGTLFVGVFSADHSFVTQLIGVLAYAAVCFPAAFVIFLVLKLTVGIRVSKEEELKGLDLGEHGMEAYHGFQFFTNV from the coding sequence ATGAAAAAACTAATGAAAGCCGCGATGTTGATTTTCGCGCTCTGCGCCATCGCCTTGCCGATGGCCACCCTGGCTGAAGAGGCAGTCGCTGAAGTAACGGCGGCGGATGCCAAGGCAGCTGCGGATAACGCCCTGTTCACCGTTAACAACACCTGGATGATGGTTGCCACTTTCCTCGTGTTTATCATGCACCTGGGCTTCGCCACGGTTGAAACCGGCCTGACCCGTGCGAAAAACACCGTAAACATTCTATTCAAGAACACCGCCATTGTGGCGATCGGCCTGCTGACCTACACGATCATCGGTTTCAACCTGATGTATCCGGGCGATAGCTGGCTGTTTGGCAAGTTCCTCGGGTTCGCCGGCTTCGGTGTAACCTGCCCCGAGGGCGCGGCCGGTCTGATCGACTATGCCGGTGGAGCCTACACCTACTGGACGGACTTCCTGTTCCAGGGCATGTTTGCCGCAACGGCCGCGACCATCGTATCCGGTGCCGTTGCCGAGCGCGTAAAGCTTGGACCGTTCCTGATCTTCTGCACGATCTATGTTGCCATCATCTATCCGTGGGTTGGTTCCTGGAAGTGGGGCGGCGGATGGCTCGACGAGATGGGCTTCTATGATTTCGCGGGTTCCACCCTCGTTCACTCCGTAGGCGGATGGGGCGCACTTGCCGGCATCATCGTCATTGGCCCGCGTCTTGGCAAATATGTCGGCGGCAAGGTCAAGGGCATCATGGGGCACAGCATGCCGCTGCTTACGATCGGCGTATTCCTGCTGTGGCTCGGTTGGTTCGGTTTCAACGGCGGTTCCGTGCTTTCGGCTGATCCGGGCGCCGTCTCCTTCGTGCTCGTCACCACCTCGCTGGCCGCGGCCGCAGGCATCATCGGTTCCATGTGCGCTTCCTGGATCATCCAGAAGCAGCCCGACCTTTCCATGGTGCTCAACGGCGCACTTGCCGGCCTCGTCGGCATCACGGCCGGTGCGGACGTGGTATCCGTTACGGCATCGATCATCATTGGCCTCATCTGCGGCGCAGTAGCGGTTGTTTCCGTAATGACCTTCGATCGCCTGAAACTCGACGACCCGGTCGGTGCCACCACCGTTCACTTGGTTTGCGGTATTCTCGGTACGCTCTTCGTGGGTGTCTTCAGCGCCGACCACAGCTTCGTCACACAGCTGATCGGTGTTCTGGCCTATGCCGCCGTCTGCTTCCCGGCCGCCTTCGTCATCTTCCTGGTATTGAAGCTGACCGTCGGCATCCGCGTGAGCAAGGAAGAGGAACTCAAGGGTCTCGACCTCGGCGAACACGGCATGGAAGCCTACCACGGATTCCAGTTCTTCACGAATGTCTAA
- a CDS encoding DDE-type integrase/transposase/recombinase → MSCETRMEYIAVQKRRYRRAEKAYKTRLLDEVCAVCGYDRKHATKLLNDSFTPSRGKRGRKGEYDSAELRKTLKTLWLRSGQLCGKRLKPAMPHWLKHYEKHYEPLSTECREKLLRISPASIDRVLKPFKAQYQRRRNTGTKPGSLLKNQIPIRTSTEDIDRPGYLEADTVAHCGGSMSGDFIWSITYTDIISTWTVTRAVWNKGAEGVMHQTHDVENKLPFAILGFDCDNGSEFLNHHLTRYFLQRKQPVCFTRSRPYHKNDNAHVEQKNWTHVRELLGYDRLDNPAMIRELNALYRDWERLNNFFKPSFKLKSKVRVKSRYKKKYDAPATPFDRLKVSGILGEQQEAALQREYETLDPFELGNRIQRRRRKIEKMKKTGESAAVGEPGFPDCLPTLTTPELEGTH, encoded by the coding sequence ATGAGTTGCGAAACCAGAATGGAATACATCGCGGTACAAAAACGCCGCTATAGGCGCGCGGAAAAGGCCTACAAGACCCGGTTGCTCGATGAAGTATGCGCGGTATGCGGCTATGATCGCAAGCATGCCACCAAGCTGCTCAACGACTCGTTTACGCCCTCCAGGGGCAAACGCGGCCGCAAAGGCGAGTACGACTCTGCTGAATTGCGCAAGACCCTCAAAACTCTGTGGCTTCGTTCTGGACAACTGTGCGGGAAGCGCCTCAAGCCTGCTATGCCACATTGGCTGAAGCACTATGAAAAACATTACGAACCGCTATCGACCGAATGCCGTGAAAAGCTACTGAGAATCAGCCCGGCAAGCATCGACCGGGTGCTCAAACCCTTCAAAGCGCAGTACCAGCGAAGGCGCAATACCGGTACCAAGCCCGGCTCGCTGCTCAAGAATCAGATCCCAATCCGCACCTCCACCGAGGACATCGACCGGCCCGGCTATCTCGAAGCCGACACAGTAGCCCACTGTGGCGGATCGATGAGCGGGGACTTCATCTGGTCGATCACCTATACGGACATCATAAGCACCTGGACGGTAACCCGCGCGGTCTGGAACAAAGGCGCTGAAGGCGTGATGCACCAAACCCACGACGTGGAAAACAAGCTGCCCTTCGCCATCCTGGGCTTCGACTGCGACAACGGCAGCGAGTTCCTCAACCACCATCTCACGCGCTACTTCCTGCAACGCAAACAGCCCGTCTGTTTTACACGCAGCAGACCGTACCACAAGAACGACAACGCCCATGTCGAACAAAAGAACTGGACGCACGTGCGCGAGTTGCTCGGCTACGACCGGCTCGACAACCCGGCCATGATCAGAGAGCTCAACGCACTCTACCGCGACTGGGAACGGCTCAACAACTTCTTCAAACCCTCGTTCAAGCTAAAAAGCAAGGTTCGCGTCAAAAGCCGGTACAAAAAGAAATACGATGCCCCCGCCACGCCCTTTGACCGCCTGAAGGTCAGCGGCATCCTTGGCGAACAACAGGAGGCTGCTCTGCAACGCGAATACGAAACGCTCGACCCTTTCGAGCTGGGCAATCGCATCCAGCGCCGACGTCGCAAGATCGAAAAAATGAAGAAAACCGGCGAGTCCGCCGCAGTCGGGGAACCCGGGTTCCCCGACTGCCTCCCCACCTTGACAACCCCCGAATTAGAGGGTACCCATTAA
- the ilvC gene encoding ketol-acid reductoisomerase has protein sequence MGQNYFNTLPMRRQLQEAGTCRFMDAIEFRHGCDYAMGKKIVIVGCGAQGLNQGLNMRDSGLDVSYTLREAAIAEKRQSYLNATENGFNVGTYEEMLPTADIVMNLAPDKQHTNVVETVVPLMKKGATFSYAHGFNIVEEGTLIREDLTVIMVAPKSPGSEVREEYKRGFGVPTLIAVHGENDPNNDGLEIAKALCVAQGGHHAGVLESSFVAEVKSDLMGEQTILCGMLQAGSILCFDKMVEKGIDAGYAAKLIQYGWETITEALKQGGITNMMDRLTNPAKIQAFELAEEMKFIMRPLFEKHMDDIFTGEFSKTMMEDWANDDKNLLTWREETGKTAFEQTEPADTEITEQEYFDKGILMVAMVKAGVELAFDAMVESGIKPESAYYESLHETPLIANTIARKKLYEMNRIISDTAEYGCYLFAHAAVPMLKDFMARIDTDVIGKGLELADLSVDNKTLVAVNAEIRYHEVELIGEELRDAMQNMKSL, from the coding sequence ATGGGTCAGAATTATTTCAATACACTGCCGATGCGTCGGCAACTTCAAGAGGCAGGAACCTGCCGTTTCATGGATGCCATCGAATTCCGCCACGGCTGCGATTATGCCATGGGCAAGAAAATCGTCATCGTCGGCTGCGGTGCCCAAGGCCTCAACCAGGGCCTGAACATGCGCGATAGCGGCCTCGACGTTTCCTACACGCTGCGCGAAGCGGCCATTGCCGAAAAGCGCCAGTCCTACCTCAACGCCACCGAAAACGGCTTCAACGTCGGCACCTACGAAGAAATGCTTCCGACCGCCGACATCGTCATGAACCTTGCGCCCGATAAGCAGCACACCAATGTGGTTGAAACGGTTGTGCCGCTCATGAAGAAGGGAGCCACGTTTTCCTACGCCCACGGCTTCAACATTGTTGAAGAGGGCACGCTGATCCGCGAAGACCTCACCGTCATCATGGTTGCCCCCAAATCCCCGGGTTCCGAGGTGCGCGAGGAATACAAGCGCGGCTTCGGTGTTCCGACCCTCATCGCCGTGCACGGCGAAAACGACCCGAACAACGACGGCCTCGAAATCGCCAAGGCCCTCTGCGTTGCACAGGGCGGCCACCACGCCGGTGTTCTGGAATCCTCCTTCGTCGCCGAAGTGAAGTCCGACCTCATGGGCGAGCAGACCATCCTCTGCGGCATGCTGCAGGCCGGTTCCATCCTCTGCTTCGACAAAATGGTTGAAAAGGGCATCGATGCGGGCTATGCCGCCAAGCTGATCCAGTATGGCTGGGAAACCATCACAGAAGCACTCAAGCAGGGCGGCATCACCAACATGATGGATCGCCTCACTAACCCGGCGAAGATCCAGGCGTTCGAGCTGGCCGAGGAAATGAAGTTCATCATGCGTCCGCTCTTCGAAAAGCACATGGACGACATCTTCACCGGCGAATTCTCCAAAACCATGATGGAAGACTGGGCGAACGACGACAAAAACCTGCTGACCTGGCGCGAAGAAACCGGCAAGACCGCCTTCGAGCAGACCGAACCCGCCGATACCGAAATCACCGAGCAGGAATATTTCGACAAGGGCATCCTGATGGTCGCCATGGTCAAGGCCGGTGTCGAGCTCGCGTTCGACGCGATGGTTGAGTCCGGCATCAAGCCCGAGTCGGCCTACTATGAGTCGCTCCACGAAACGCCGCTCATCGCCAACACCATCGCGCGCAAGAAGCTCTACGAAATGAACCGCATCATTTCCGACACCGCCGAATACGGCTGCTACCTCTTCGCGCATGCCGCCGTCCCGATGCTCAAGGACTTCATGGCCCGCATCGATACCGACGTCATCGGCAAGGGCCTCGAGCTGGCCGACCTTTCGGTCGACAACAAAACGCTCGTCGCCGTCAACGCCGAGATCCGCTACCACGAGGTGGAGCTGATCGGTGAAGAGCTCCGCGACGCCATGCAAAACATGAAGTCGCTGTAA
- the ilvY gene encoding HTH-type transcriptional activator IlvY translates to METQALETFIKTAELLHFGKASRACNLSPSALTRTIQRLEEEVGKPLFLRDNRSVALTEAGNRLLAYARNAVQDWRQFQESLSAEKAVGGTLSLYASITAVYSLLPELLEAYRSAYPEVQLELRTGAAERAVEQVLSGEIDLAVAALPDQKQARMEFMPLAETPLVFIAPKTMDLPRKPDFSRLPLVVPQSGTARHRLDGWLRKEGVTPNIASEVSGNEALIAMVRLGTGVGIVPQLALERSPFRNEVSVVGNAPRLDPYVVGLCSAKRNLKRPAVKAMWELADRL, encoded by the coding sequence ATGGAAACCCAAGCTTTAGAAACCTTCATAAAAACCGCCGAGCTGCTCCATTTCGGCAAGGCGAGCCGGGCGTGCAACCTGAGCCCGTCTGCGTTAACGCGCACGATCCAGCGGCTGGAGGAAGAGGTGGGCAAGCCGCTGTTCCTGCGCGACAACCGCAGCGTCGCACTCACGGAGGCCGGCAACCGGCTGCTGGCCTATGCCCGGAATGCAGTACAGGACTGGCGGCAGTTCCAGGAATCGCTCTCGGCAGAAAAGGCCGTAGGCGGTACGCTCTCCCTCTACGCCTCGATCACCGCGGTCTACAGCCTGCTGCCCGAACTGCTGGAAGCCTACCGTTCAGCGTATCCCGAGGTGCAGCTGGAATTGCGCACCGGGGCCGCCGAACGCGCGGTGGAACAGGTGTTGAGTGGCGAGATCGACCTCGCCGTTGCCGCCCTCCCCGACCAGAAGCAGGCCCGGATGGAATTCATGCCGCTGGCCGAAACCCCGCTGGTTTTCATTGCCCCGAAAACCATGGACCTGCCGAGGAAACCCGATTTTTCACGTTTGCCCCTCGTTGTGCCGCAGTCGGGCACGGCACGCCATCGACTCGATGGCTGGCTACGGAAAGAAGGCGTTACCCCCAATATTGCTTCCGAGGTTTCGGGCAACGAGGCACTGATTGCCATGGTACGGCTTGGAACCGGGGTTGGAATTGTTCCGCAGCTGGCCCTTGAACGCAGCCCGTTCCGAAACGAGGTCTCGGTGGTCGGGAATGCGCCCCGGCTCGATCCCTACGTGGTCGGCCTATGCTCCGCCAAGCGCAACCTAAAACGCCCGGCCGTGAAAGCCATGTGGGAGCTGGCCGACCGGCTTTAA
- a CDS encoding HPr family phosphocarrier protein, which produces MDTHSQIVRINSRFGLHMRPAAEISKVASNFDAIVVFYKGVRIAHAHSVVEMLMLGAFHGDELKMTSVGSDAKEALKAIADLLADYSDDQSPQDIDSEAA; this is translated from the coding sequence TTGGACACGCACAGCCAAATCGTTAGGATCAATAGCCGGTTCGGGTTGCACATGCGGCCTGCTGCGGAAATTTCCAAAGTGGCATCCAACTTTGATGCTATCGTGGTCTTTTATAAGGGTGTCCGCATTGCGCATGCGCATAGCGTGGTTGAAATGCTGATGCTCGGGGCATTCCATGGCGATGAACTCAAGATGACCTCGGTTGGAAGCGATGCGAAGGAAGCGCTTAAGGCCATCGCCGATCTACTCGCGGATTATTCCGACGATCAATCGCCGCAGGATATAGACTCCGAAGCCGCCTGA
- a CDS encoding alkaline phosphatase, with protein MKSMITRGVAASCAVAALFAAGSAEARFRNGPKYVFFFVGDGMASVQIQAAEAYKTHMNGDNPDNPADLMKTENRLNMSQLPIAGVSTTFADTQFITDSAAAATAFCCGIKTAPGVIGRNTDLDTSYLSIAEVAQEKGKAIGIISSVSLPHATPAGCYARVNSRNSYTEIGYQASLSGFEFFGGGCFRKLDKTDNAGGIAVSNAFSNAGYVTVNTVEDALAQPQEQKVICSVPVSYGSDAMPYAIDNPEENFSLAEVTGCAIERLKCDRDGFFIFVEGGKIDWAGHANDAKANILDTLAFDEAVGVAMDFMKKHPWETLIAVTGDHETGGMTLGYAGTKYQTAFEVLDGQLVSYELMTGGMYQYKAADSNYVDASSDIDAGMIELIESLSGMVWSDEEWTKDSPANYLSDYQKSLLEEAFDRFMGGSKGNQTITGYDLQGPTTIDYENYGGSYNPIVMTLTHIINQEAGLGWTSYSHTCVPVPVMAVGLEGWRFTGSYDNTDIAKRLAKAMRARSLPAVDKDYDGELNY; from the coding sequence ATGAAATCGATGATTACGCGCGGCGTTGCCGCATCCTGTGCCGTTGCGGCACTTTTCGCAGCGGGTTCCGCCGAAGCCCGGTTCCGCAATGGGCCGAAGTATGTGTTCTTCTTCGTCGGCGACGGCATGGCCAGCGTCCAGATCCAGGCCGCCGAAGCCTACAAGACCCACATGAACGGCGATAACCCGGACAACCCGGCTGACCTGATGAAAACGGAGAATCGCCTGAACATGAGCCAGTTGCCGATTGCAGGTGTTTCCACCACCTTTGCCGACACGCAGTTCATCACCGACTCTGCCGCTGCGGCCACCGCCTTCTGCTGTGGCATAAAAACCGCTCCGGGCGTAATCGGCCGCAACACCGACCTCGACACCTCCTACCTGAGCATCGCCGAAGTTGCGCAGGAAAAAGGCAAAGCCATCGGCATCATCTCCAGCGTATCGCTGCCGCACGCCACTCCGGCTGGCTGCTATGCACGAGTCAACAGCCGCAACAGCTATACGGAAATCGGCTACCAGGCCTCCTTGAGCGGATTCGAGTTTTTCGGCGGCGGATGCTTCCGCAAGCTCGACAAGACCGACAACGCCGGCGGGATCGCAGTGAGCAACGCATTCTCCAATGCTGGTTACGTAACCGTCAACACCGTCGAAGATGCACTGGCGCAGCCACAGGAACAGAAGGTCATCTGTTCCGTTCCGGTTTCCTACGGTTCCGACGCCATGCCCTACGCCATCGACAACCCGGAAGAAAACTTTTCCCTGGCGGAAGTCACCGGATGCGCCATTGAGCGCCTGAAGTGCGACCGCGACGGCTTCTTCATTTTCGTCGAAGGCGGCAAGATCGACTGGGCCGGCCACGCCAACGATGCCAAAGCCAACATCCTGGACACCCTCGCATTCGACGAAGCCGTCGGTGTTGCGATGGACTTCATGAAAAAGCATCCGTGGGAAACCCTGATCGCTGTGACCGGCGACCATGAAACCGGCGGCATGACCCTCGGCTACGCCGGCACCAAATACCAGACCGCCTTCGAGGTGCTCGACGGCCAGCTGGTCTCCTATGAACTGATGACCGGCGGCATGTATCAGTACAAGGCGGCAGACTCCAACTATGTGGATGCCTCCTCCGACATCGATGCAGGAATGATCGAGCTGATCGAATCCCTCTCCGGCATGGTTTGGAGCGATGAAGAGTGGACGAAGGACAGCCCGGCAAACTATCTGAGCGACTACCAGAAGAGCCTGCTCGAAGAGGCATTCGACCGCTTCATGGGCGGATCCAAAGGCAACCAGACCATCACCGGCTACGACCTGCAGGGCCCGACCACCATCGACTATGAAAACTATGGGGGATCCTACAACCCGATCGTCATGACCCTGACGCACATCATCAACCAGGAAGCCGGCCTCGGCTGGACGTCCTACAGCCACACCTGCGTTCCGGTACCGGTTATGGCCGTCGGCCTCGAAGGCTGGCGCTTCACCGGCAGCTACGACAACACCGACATTGCCAAGCGCTTGGCCAAAGCCATGCGTGCACGCAGTCTGCCGGCCGTCGATAAAGATTATGACGGCGAGCTGAACTACTAA
- a CDS encoding Nif11-like leader peptide family natural product precursor yields MAKKEVERLLIAGGESYDVRLKYDTLEPKSAFVEAANKEGYDFTEPELDEVLRESGDDFASFGNPRKRGIWWF; encoded by the coding sequence ATGGCAAAGAAAGAAGTGGAACGGCTGTTGATCGCCGGGGGTGAAAGCTACGACGTGCGGTTGAAATACGATACGCTCGAACCCAAATCGGCATTCGTAGAAGCGGCCAACAAGGAAGGCTACGATTTCACCGAGCCCGAGCTCGATGAAGTCCTGCGCGAATCGGGCGACGATTTCGCCTCGTTCGGCAATCCGCGCAAGCGTGGCATTTGGTGGTTTTAG
- a CDS encoding CPBP family intramembrane glutamic endopeptidase, with amino-acid sequence MRRRAVISLLLLVPAPSVGVLFGMMLYPDAAIGRAVFMFSKVWLLLFPAVWFLGVDRHLPAKGKTDPGGYKMGLGSGLFISVFVAGSACLLGTQWIDGDFFKEMMKEVGLDHKPLYLGAAAYWILINSVLEEYVWRWFVVRQFEKVLSRMGGIVASAICFTIHHYLAMQLYFSSTVAAICSFFIFIGGVWWSWMFVRYKTIWPGWLSHALVDIAVFGTGYWLIFG; translated from the coding sequence ATGAGACGCAGGGCGGTCATCTCGCTGTTGCTTTTGGTTCCCGCTCCGTCTGTCGGGGTGTTGTTCGGCATGATGCTCTATCCCGATGCCGCGATCGGCAGGGCCGTTTTCATGTTTTCGAAAGTTTGGTTGCTGCTGTTTCCGGCGGTCTGGTTCCTCGGTGTTGATCGGCATCTGCCGGCTAAGGGGAAAACCGACCCCGGCGGATACAAAATGGGGCTGGGCAGCGGGTTGTTCATTAGCGTGTTCGTGGCCGGATCCGCATGCCTGCTGGGTACGCAATGGATCGATGGGGATTTCTTCAAGGAAATGATGAAGGAAGTCGGCCTCGACCATAAACCGCTCTATCTGGGTGCGGCGGCCTACTGGATCTTGATCAACTCCGTGCTCGAGGAATATGTCTGGCGCTGGTTTGTGGTGCGCCAGTTCGAAAAGGTCCTAAGCCGGATGGGTGGCATCGTGGCATCGGCCATATGCTTTACGATCCACCACTATCTCGCGATGCAGCTTTACTTCAGCTCGACGGTAGCGGCCATCTGTTCGTTTTTCATCTTCATCGGCGGCGTCTGGTGGTCGTGGATGTTCGTGCGCTACAAGACCATCTGGCCCGGCTGGCTATCGCATGCCTTGGTCGATATCGCCGTCTTCGGAACTGGCTACTGGCTGATCTTCGGCTAG